In Desulforamulus hydrothermalis Lam5 = DSM 18033, a genomic segment contains:
- a CDS encoding response regulator transcription factor, producing MSYKILIIEDDRNICELLALYFKKEGYTVVLAHDGSTGLNLLHAEKPDVIILDIMLPVINGLEVCRLIRQHYTMPVIMLTAKDTSEDKVAGLDTGADDYVVKPFDPKELCARVRAHLRRQTSRQAAKNTLVVGNLCLDMAKYEVLLNGAPVPLKPKEINLLHFLISHPNIVFSRDTLLEKVWGYDYVGETRTVDVHIKRLREKLENHATGWQIKTVWGIGYCLEVKNV from the coding sequence ATGTCCTATAAAATACTGATCATTGAAGATGACCGAAATATCTGTGAGCTGTTAGCTCTGTATTTTAAAAAAGAAGGTTACACGGTTGTTTTGGCCCATGACGGTTCTACCGGCTTAAATTTGCTGCATGCCGAAAAGCCGGATGTAATTATATTGGATATTATGTTGCCTGTCATTAATGGCCTGGAGGTTTGCCGCTTAATCCGTCAGCACTATACCATGCCGGTTATCATGTTGACTGCGAAGGACACTTCGGAGGATAAAGTTGCCGGCTTGGACACCGGAGCGGACGATTATGTGGTAAAACCCTTTGACCCCAAAGAGTTATGTGCCAGAGTGAGAGCCCATTTAAGGCGTCAAACTAGCCGACAAGCTGCAAAAAACACCCTGGTGGTTGGCAATCTTTGCTTGGATATGGCAAAATACGAAGTGCTCCTTAACGGTGCACCCGTACCTTTAAAACCCAAGGAAATTAACCTGCTACATTTCTTAATCTCTCACCCGAACATTGTTTTCTCAAGGGACACCTTACTGGAGAAAGTCTGGGGCTATGATTATGTTGGTGAAACACGAACAGTTGATGTTCATATTAAAAGGCTACGCGAAAAATTAGAAAACCATGCCACCGGTTGGCAAATTAAAACCGTTTGGGGAATTGGTTATTGTTTAGAGGTTAAGAATGTTTAA
- a CDS encoding sensor histidine kinase yields the protein MFKNIFQRMFVTYLAVNILSVTTLAFLLNTFISDYHLQQKQQDLLMLGREINELFNQPAFHQQPEQIRQAVDHLGKITGTKIYIFNLSPKVAKNAFNFEAINNEAGLVKDIPKIMSGSTVMKKKEFSGYLKTYVVYVGMPLSINQEIVGAVLLFSPLNEIKKIVQPINKIVWLSAAAFMLLATLLIHLVSYRISVPIVKISQAAEEIAAGKFDRPIDINGADEVSRLAKSFLFMRQQIQQTERMRQELLANVSHELRTPLTTIRGFIQAILDGIVEPQHQQKYLQLSYQEAGRLAKLTDDLLDLAKLQTGHLQLCKSEVNLGCLLEQIAESFSLNCSKKNILLKLDITPKLTISVDPDRFPQVVINLLHNALKFTPAGGSITLSAKYQDNKIVIQVADTGIGIASEELNNIFEHFYKSDKSRNASQGGAGIGLYVAKQIVELHGGTIAVMSEINKGSTFTIVL from the coding sequence ATGTTTAAAAATATCTTTCAAAGAATGTTTGTTACTTATTTGGCTGTTAATATTTTATCTGTTACTACCCTGGCCTTTCTGCTTAATACCTTTATCAGTGATTATCACCTGCAGCAAAAGCAACAGGATTTATTAATGTTGGGCCGGGAAATTAATGAGTTATTTAATCAACCTGCCTTTCATCAACAACCGGAACAAATCAGACAAGCCGTTGATCATCTGGGAAAGATTACCGGTACTAAAATATATATATTTAATCTTTCCCCTAAAGTGGCAAAGAATGCCTTTAACTTCGAAGCAATTAACAATGAAGCCGGTCTGGTTAAAGATATTCCAAAAATCATGTCCGGTTCAACTGTAATGAAAAAAAAGGAGTTTTCAGGTTATTTAAAAACATATGTGGTTTATGTAGGCATGCCCTTATCAATTAATCAGGAAATTGTCGGGGCAGTATTATTGTTCTCTCCCCTTAATGAGATAAAAAAAATAGTTCAACCCATCAATAAAATTGTTTGGCTTTCCGCAGCTGCTTTTATGTTGCTTGCCACCCTCCTGATACATTTGGTTTCTTACCGCATTTCAGTCCCTATTGTTAAAATAAGCCAGGCTGCGGAAGAAATTGCTGCCGGTAAATTTGACCGCCCCATTGATATCAACGGGGCGGATGAAGTTAGTCGGCTGGCAAAATCCTTTTTGTTTATGCGCCAGCAAATACAACAGACCGAAAGAATGCGTCAAGAGCTGCTGGCCAATGTATCACATGAATTACGGACGCCCTTGACAACTATCCGTGGTTTTATACAGGCCATTTTGGACGGCATTGTGGAACCGCAACACCAGCAAAAATACTTGCAATTATCTTATCAAGAAGCAGGTCGGCTAGCCAAGTTAACAGATGATTTGCTTGACCTGGCTAAATTGCAAACCGGCCATTTACAGCTGTGTAAGTCGGAAGTTAATTTAGGCTGCCTGTTGGAACAAATTGCCGAATCCTTTTCTTTAAACTGTTCTAAAAAAAACATTTTGTTAAAATTGGATATCACGCCAAAACTGACAATATCGGTTGACCCTGACAGATTCCCGCAGGTTGTTATTAATTTATTACATAACGCTTTGAAATTTACCCCGGCTGGCGGCTCAATTACTCTGAGTGCAAAATATCAAGACAATAAAATTGTTATTCAGGTTGCTGATACCGGTATAGGAATAGCCTCTGAAGAATTAAATAATATTTTTGAGCATTTTTATAAAAGTGATAAGTCCCGTAACGCTTCCCAGGGCGGTGCCGGTATTGGTCTGTACGTTGCCAAGCAGATTGTAGAGCTGCACGGCGGCACCATTGCAGTCATGAGCGAAATTAACAAGGGCAGTACCTTCACCATTGTACTGTAA
- a CDS encoding CAP domain-containing protein, producing the protein MADEQAMLNLINQERLAAGLQPLAYDAKLTELARLKAQDMIVNNYFSHTSPTYGTPFEMMKNAGVTYRYAGENLAGAPDVNTAHKNLMNSPSHKANILKPEYTKVGIGVVNGGPYGKMFVQMFNG; encoded by the coding sequence GTGGCTGACGAGCAGGCTATGTTGAACTTAATTAATCAAGAGCGGCTTGCGGCCGGCTTGCAACCCCTGGCATATGACGCCAAGCTCACCGAACTGGCGCGTTTAAAAGCCCAGGATATGATTGTTAATAATTATTTTAGCCATACCTCACCTACCTATGGTACCCCCTTCGAGATGATGAAAAATGCCGGTGTTACGTATCGGTATGCCGGAGAAAACCTGGCCGGTGCACCGGATGTAAACACTGCTCATAAAAACTTAATGAATTCTCCCAGTCATAAAGCTAACATATTAAAGCCTGAATATACCAAAGTCGGTATCGGCGTGGTGAACGGCGGTCCTTATGGTAAAATGTTTGTCCAAATGTTTAACGGTTAA
- the istA gene encoding IS21 family transposase: MLRSGIVISLHTMRAEGKSIREIARLTGHSRNTVRRYLRGEFSPEKGTRKSRGSKLDPYKPFLQERLQEGIYNCEVLFDLLREKGYTGGRTILKDYVKDFRPPKQVPAVLRYETKPGEYAQVDWGLCDYVDLDGTVRKVPVFVMVLGYSRSTYIEFTKRCDIHSFLRCLIHAFEYFGGIPKVMLTDQMKTVVLGMGDDRKPRWHPLFADFAAAIGLVPKVCKVRRPETKGKVERGVQYVKNNFLPGKRFVDLQDLNQQALHWCERINRRIHGTTGERPIDRLREENLSPIPSAERWEKYLHEPRQVSRDGFVSYDGVRYGVPWRYSGREGTVREVNGWVEIWADGTCIARHQKVYRSRATVFCENQYAGLTTAQGYAYPRPQARQISSQQVEVRSLDVYEQLTGVGA; this comes from the coding sequence ATGCTAAGGAGTGGGATAGTGATATCGTTACATACCATGAGGGCAGAAGGCAAGAGTATTCGTGAAATTGCCCGTCTAACGGGGCATTCTCGAAATACAGTTCGCCGATATCTCCGGGGTGAATTCTCCCCCGAAAAGGGAACCCGTAAATCTCGTGGTTCCAAGCTTGATCCGTATAAACCGTTCCTGCAGGAACGTCTTCAAGAAGGTATCTATAACTGCGAGGTTTTATTCGATCTTCTACGAGAAAAGGGGTATACCGGGGGACGTACCATCTTGAAAGACTATGTGAAGGACTTCCGTCCTCCCAAACAAGTTCCCGCTGTTCTTCGTTACGAGACGAAACCTGGTGAATATGCACAGGTCGACTGGGGACTGTGTGATTACGTAGATTTGGACGGTACAGTCCGAAAAGTGCCGGTATTTGTCATGGTATTGGGGTACTCTCGTTCCACCTATATAGAGTTCACTAAGCGTTGTGACATTCACAGCTTTCTTCGTTGCTTGATTCATGCTTTTGAATATTTTGGGGGCATCCCAAAGGTAATGCTGACCGACCAGATGAAAACCGTCGTACTGGGCATGGGAGATGATCGAAAACCTCGCTGGCATCCGCTTTTTGCCGACTTTGCTGCAGCGATTGGGCTTGTTCCAAAAGTATGCAAAGTTCGACGCCCCGAAACAAAGGGAAAAGTGGAACGAGGCGTTCAATACGTAAAAAACAACTTTCTTCCTGGCAAACGCTTCGTTGATTTACAGGATCTCAATCAACAAGCCCTACACTGGTGCGAGCGGATTAACCGCCGTATTCATGGAACAACCGGCGAACGTCCCATCGACCGACTCCGTGAGGAAAATCTGTCGCCTATCCCTTCAGCTGAACGATGGGAAAAATACTTGCATGAACCAAGACAGGTCAGCCGAGACGGATTTGTTAGCTACGATGGTGTACGATATGGGGTTCCATGGAGGTACAGTGGACGTGAGGGTACCGTGCGAGAAGTGAATGGGTGGGTGGAAATCTGGGCCGACGGCACATGTATTGCTCGACACCAAAAGGTCTATCGATCCCGTGCAACTGTTTTTTGTGAAAACCAGTATGCAGGTCTTACGACTGCTCAAGGATATGCCTATCCACGTCCGCAAGCCCGACAGATTTCATCGCAGCAAGTGGAAGTGCGTTCGCTGGATGTCTATGAGCAGCTGACGGGGGTGGGAGCATGA
- the istB gene encoding IS21-like element helper ATPase IstB, which produces MIELEQARLRLEELGLQQAALLLDAHLEAASHGQPTYLSFLNMLLDAEIAERQKRNMEVRTKLAHLPYRKTLEEFDFAFQPSIDERLIRELATMTFVTRHENVLFLGPPGVGKSHLAVALAVEAISQGISVYFVSLSQLIEDLRKAYTENRLDKRLRIYIRPKLLIIDEIGYLPFDSLAANLFFQVVSARYERGSILLTSNKSFGEWGELMGDPILATAILDRLLHHSHIVNIRGNSYRLREKMRTGAYGSPSTT; this is translated from the coding sequence ATGATTGAACTGGAACAAGCACGGCTACGTCTCGAGGAACTTGGGCTTCAGCAAGCGGCTCTACTCTTGGATGCCCATTTGGAAGCGGCAAGTCATGGACAGCCCACCTATCTGTCCTTTCTCAACATGCTTCTAGATGCAGAGATAGCGGAACGTCAAAAACGGAATATGGAGGTACGCACCAAACTCGCACACTTGCCTTACCGAAAAACGCTGGAGGAGTTCGATTTTGCTTTCCAACCCAGCATTGACGAACGGTTGATTCGAGAGCTGGCCACGATGACTTTTGTAACCCGACACGAGAATGTCTTGTTCTTAGGGCCTCCCGGAGTAGGAAAAAGTCATCTGGCGGTGGCGTTGGCTGTAGAAGCCATCTCGCAAGGGATATCCGTTTACTTTGTCAGTCTCTCGCAACTCATCGAAGATCTGCGAAAAGCTTACACGGAAAACAGGCTGGATAAACGCCTACGCATCTATATTCGACCAAAGCTCCTGATTATTGACGAAATTGGTTACTTACCGTTTGACAGTTTGGCAGCTAACCTCTTTTTCCAGGTAGTAAGTGCAAGATACGAGAGAGGGAGTATTCTGTTGACCAGCAACAAGAGTTTCGGTGAATGGGGGGAACTGATGGGCGATCCGATACTTGCTACGGCTATCCTGGATCGGCTCTTACACCATTCCCACATCGTCAATATTAGGGGGAATAGTTACCGACTTCGTGAGAAGATGAGGACTGGAGCCTACGGCTCCCCCTCTACCACCTAA
- a CDS encoding amino acid permease: protein MSLKESELLPGSSATGEGLQRGLKSRHLQLIALGGIIGSCYFLGTGYVIDAAGPAACLAYLLGGLIVLCVMLCMGELAVAIPISGSFVTYASDFISPAWACGVGWSYWLTWVFYVPSEMIAAGIIMNNFFPAVDTVWWAIGFGLIITAINLAYVGTFGELEFWLAIIKILAIIMFVVLAVLIFFGVIGQGGFKGTSLLLGDGGFTPKGSWAILLTMVIILVNFQGSEIIGLAAGESKEPEKTIPVAVKNVTWRIIALYIIPLFLLVCIFPWREAGLQESVFAAALNSYGFKWAGGLFSFVVLTAAISCSNSGLYGCTRAVYALAREGMAPKFLGKLNKNGVPQNATLLSIAGCWICVLAYTFDTSEIIYTYLLALSGFAGAIAWISICWSQLNFRRKLVREGFDVNQLKYRTPFFPYLTHFAIWVQVACLGIIAFNEELRISLYIGLPLLVLPIIWYKLWGYKLKPAQVGRVKYEDVFVK from the coding sequence ATGTCACTGAAGGAGAGCGAATTATTGCCGGGTAGTTCGGCAACCGGAGAAGGATTGCAGCGGGGCCTGAAATCCCGACACCTGCAGCTGATTGCTCTGGGCGGTATTATTGGCAGCTGTTATTTCCTGGGTACCGGTTATGTGATAGACGCGGCCGGGCCGGCAGCCTGTTTGGCCTACTTGCTGGGTGGGTTGATTGTTCTTTGCGTGATGCTCTGTATGGGCGAGCTGGCGGTGGCCATACCAATTTCCGGCTCTTTTGTCACGTATGCCAGCGACTTTATTTCGCCGGCCTGGGCCTGCGGTGTCGGCTGGTCTTACTGGCTGACCTGGGTGTTTTATGTGCCGTCAGAAATGATTGCAGCGGGGATTATTATGAACAACTTCTTTCCTGCTGTGGATACCGTCTGGTGGGCTATCGGTTTTGGTCTGATTATCACCGCTATTAACCTGGCCTATGTGGGTACCTTTGGCGAGTTGGAATTCTGGCTGGCCATCATAAAAATTTTAGCCATTATCATGTTTGTTGTACTGGCTGTTTTGATCTTTTTTGGTGTAATCGGCCAGGGCGGGTTCAAGGGTACCTCCTTGTTGCTGGGTGACGGCGGGTTTACCCCCAAGGGATCCTGGGCCATCCTGCTGACTATGGTGATCATTCTGGTCAACTTTCAGGGCTCGGAAATTATTGGCCTGGCGGCCGGTGAAAGTAAAGAACCGGAAAAAACCATTCCGGTTGCTGTAAAAAACGTTACCTGGCGTATTATTGCTCTCTACATCATACCTTTGTTTTTACTGGTATGTATTTTCCCGTGGCGAGAGGCAGGCTTGCAAGAGAGTGTATTTGCTGCTGCTTTAAATTCCTATGGCTTTAAATGGGCCGGCGGTTTATTTTCCTTTGTGGTGCTGACAGCAGCCATTTCTTGCTCAAACTCCGGCCTATACGGTTGCACCAGGGCGGTTTATGCTTTGGCCCGTGAAGGAATGGCACCGAAATTCCTGGGCAAGCTGAACAAAAACGGTGTACCCCAGAACGCTACCTTGTTATCTATTGCAGGATGCTGGATTTGCGTACTGGCTTACACCTTTGATACCAGTGAAATTATTTATACCTACCTGCTGGCTTTGTCCGGTTTTGCCGGGGCTATTGCCTGGATTTCTATTTGCTGGTCCCAGCTTAATTTCCGTCGCAAGCTGGTAAGGGAGGGTTTTGATGTTAATCAATTAAAATACCGTACCCCGTTTTTCCCTTACTTAACCCATTTTGCCATCTGGGTACAGGTGGCCTGCCTGGGAATCATTGCCTTCAACGAAGAACTGCGTATTTCTCTTTATATTGGCTTACCTTTGCTGGTTCTGCCTATTATCTGGTATAAGTTATGGGGCTATAAGCTGAAGCCGGCCCAGGTTGGTCGTGTAAAATATGAGGACGTTTTTGTAAAATAA
- a CDS encoding MoaD/ThiS family protein: MQRKVKVELRGPLTRYAPNLQGGPIWVDLSEHATVGSILSSLGIAREYVSMMVVNGKKAEPSTLLGEGDCLIIFPPVAGG; encoded by the coding sequence ATGCAAAGGAAGGTCAAGGTGGAATTGCGGGGGCCGCTCACCCGTTATGCACCTAATCTTCAGGGCGGGCCAATTTGGGTTGACCTTTCGGAGCATGCCACCGTTGGAAGTATACTTAGCTCACTGGGTATTGCCAGGGAGTATGTAAGTATGATGGTTGTAAACGGTAAAAAGGCAGAACCGTCTACCTTGCTGGGGGAAGGAGATTGTTTGATAATCTTTCCCCCGGTAGCAGGCGGCTAA
- a CDS encoding aldehyde ferredoxin oxidoreductase family protein, which translates to MYSYRNCVLRVNLTTGLISREALRMDWAKQFYGGKGLGMKYLYEELAPHTDPLGPANKLILITGPFTGTAVPCSGKLAIVTKSPANGTLLDCSIGGSFAAALKFAGFDAVIIEGKAASPVYLKIQNDQVSLESAAHLWGQGTRATEFRLRDACGAESVVLAIGPAGENQVPFACISSELYRQAGRGGVGSVMGSKNLKAVVVSGTGDVQAANMEGLLETALNALRQDLLTDTNLWAYTDGTPMLVELSQTAGILPTRNFQSGTFDEYESLSSAKVQQLRLSKKGCFSCGLGCGNFLRAAGTELEGPEYETLSAAGSNCGIADLAAVVKFNALCDDLGLDTISTGGVIAFAMELTEKQVYDFGMTFGDIPKYLEAPQLIARRQGIGQELALGVKAMAEKYGGQEYAMHVKGLEMPGYEPRGAWGMGLAYATAPRGACHMSAWPVAEEAYGDREACTVEGKAAFVMELQHYNAIKFSLILCDFWALSFERMAELLSYATGEQINADRLIKAGEAIFNLARLFNIREGYAKQDDTLPRRIFNDCLPGGAVAGQRLPAKDFAQMLDEYYRLRGWDNNGVPTAAKLAELGLA; encoded by the coding sequence ATGTATAGCTACCGGAATTGTGTGCTGCGAGTTAATTTAACCACAGGTCTTATCTCCCGTGAAGCTTTGCGCATGGACTGGGCTAAGCAGTTTTATGGCGGTAAGGGTTTGGGGATGAAATATCTTTACGAAGAGCTTGCCCCTCACACCGATCCCCTGGGGCCGGCAAACAAATTAATTCTCATTACCGGGCCTTTTACCGGCACGGCGGTTCCCTGCTCCGGCAAGCTGGCCATAGTAACCAAATCGCCGGCCAACGGCACCTTGTTGGATTGTTCCATAGGCGGCAGTTTTGCCGCGGCTTTAAAGTTTGCCGGCTTTGATGCGGTGATTATTGAAGGCAAAGCAGCTTCTCCGGTTTATTTAAAGATTCAAAACGATCAGGTAAGCCTGGAATCAGCGGCACATCTCTGGGGTCAAGGAACCAGGGCTACCGAGTTCCGGCTGCGAGATGCCTGCGGTGCCGAGTCAGTAGTGCTGGCCATTGGGCCGGCGGGAGAAAATCAGGTTCCCTTTGCCTGCATCTCCTCTGAACTGTACCGTCAGGCCGGCCGCGGCGGCGTTGGCAGTGTTATGGGCAGTAAAAACCTGAAGGCGGTGGTGGTGAGCGGCACCGGCGATGTGCAGGCAGCCAACATGGAGGGGTTGTTGGAAACTGCTTTAAATGCTTTACGCCAGGATTTGTTAACTGATACCAACCTGTGGGCTTACACCGACGGCACACCCATGCTGGTGGAGTTATCGCAAACGGCAGGGATTTTACCTACGCGCAACTTTCAAAGCGGTACCTTTGACGAATATGAGTCACTGAGCAGCGCTAAAGTACAGCAGCTGCGACTGAGCAAAAAAGGCTGCTTTAGCTGCGGTTTGGGCTGCGGTAACTTTTTAAGAGCCGCCGGCACAGAACTGGAAGGGCCGGAATACGAAACCTTGTCGGCGGCCGGCAGCAACTGTGGCATTGCTGATTTAGCGGCAGTGGTCAAATTCAATGCGTTGTGCGATGATTTAGGACTGGATACCATTTCCACCGGCGGTGTGATAGCCTTTGCCATGGAGCTGACAGAAAAGCAGGTATACGATTTTGGCATGACTTTTGGGGATATACCCAAATACCTGGAAGCGCCTCAATTAATTGCCCGGCGCCAGGGTATCGGCCAGGAGTTAGCCCTGGGTGTTAAAGCCATGGCAGAAAAATATGGCGGGCAGGAGTATGCCATGCATGTTAAAGGCTTGGAAATGCCCGGTTATGAGCCGAGGGGCGCCTGGGGAATGGGTTTGGCCTATGCCACTGCTCCCCGGGGTGCCTGTCATATGAGTGCCTGGCCGGTGGCCGAAGAAGCCTACGGCGACCGAGAGGCGTGTACCGTTGAGGGAAAAGCGGCCTTTGTTATGGAGCTGCAGCATTACAATGCAATTAAATTTTCACTCATTTTATGTGATTTTTGGGCCCTGTCCTTTGAACGTATGGCGGAGCTGCTGAGCTATGCGACAGGAGAACAGATAAACGCTGACCGGTTAATTAAGGCCGGCGAAGCTATCTTTAACCTGGCACGACTTTTTAATATAAGAGAAGGCTATGCCAAGCAGGATGATACGCTGCCGCGTCGAATATTTAACGATTGTCTGCCCGGCGGGGCCGTTGCGGGACAGCGGCTGCCGGCAAAAGACTTTGCCCAAATGCTGGATGAGTATTACCGGTTAAGAGGTTGGGATAACAACGGCGTTCCCACCGCTGCCAAACTGGCAGAACTGGGGTTGGCCTGA
- a CDS encoding 4Fe-4S dicluster domain-containing protein, translating to MKLAFSAEKCIGCKLCQLACSATHEGVFNPHKSRLRVLSEYQPDGGLLVKVSICDRCLTCVAVCPVGAVSVQEGRIQLDRQACTGCGACISHCPNQIITLDSESRPRICDLCGGTPWCVAWCPHGALEVTTDV from the coding sequence ATGAAACTGGCCTTTTCAGCAGAGAAATGTATAGGTTGCAAGTTATGCCAACTGGCCTGCTCGGCTACCCATGAGGGGGTGTTTAACCCCCATAAATCCCGGTTAAGAGTACTTTCAGAATACCAACCGGACGGCGGACTGCTGGTTAAAGTCAGTATTTGCGACCGTTGCCTAACCTGTGTAGCGGTTTGCCCGGTGGGGGCCGTTTCCGTGCAGGAGGGAAGAATACAATTGGACCGGCAAGCTTGCACCGGCTGCGGTGCTTGTATCAGCCACTGTCCCAATCAAATAATTACCCTGGACAGTGAAAGCAGGCCCAGAATTTGTGATCTGTGCGGCGGCACTCCCTGGTGTGTTGCCTGGTGCCCGCACGGCGCCCTGGAGGTGACAACGGATGTATAG
- a CDS encoding putrescine aminotransferase, with translation MERNFNEAVELSQKYLDLIAREELTNSEKDWVVQETVKCFRDHVNPGFLEYRKSVSTDYTSVEWKDSGSTFTDVYGREFIDCLGGFGIYNVGHRNPKVIETVINQLKRQALHSQELLDPLRGFLAQLLAKITPGDLQYAFFVNSGTEAVEGALKFARMYTGRTTFIATTRGFHGKSLGSLGATAKGVFRKPFLPLIQGFRHVPYGDADAIAMMLESSAFIGEDVAAVILEPIQGEGGVIVPPDDYLPRVRQLCDRYGALLILDEVQTGMGRTGKLFCCDHYNVVPDILCLAKAFGGGVMPIGAFVSRKEIWQKLIDNPILHSTTFGGNPVCCAAAIANINIILSENLPARAAELGEFMIGRLKELAAQYPSVVQEVRGKGLLIGIEFVTNEIGYEVAKGLFARGVLVAGTYINSKSIRIEPPLTISKEQLEQVLERLKDTLAEVKGMVERGEV, from the coding sequence ATGGAAAGAAATTTTAACGAAGCAGTTGAATTATCGCAAAAGTATCTGGATTTAATTGCCCGGGAAGAATTAACAAACAGCGAAAAGGACTGGGTGGTGCAAGAAACTGTCAAATGTTTTCGTGACCATGTAAACCCCGGCTTTTTAGAGTATCGCAAATCGGTTTCAACAGATTATACATCAGTGGAGTGGAAAGACAGCGGCAGTACCTTTACCGATGTTTATGGCCGGGAGTTTATCGATTGCCTGGGCGGTTTTGGCATCTATAATGTGGGACACAGAAACCCCAAAGTGATAGAAACGGTAATTAACCAGTTGAAAAGACAGGCCTTGCACAGTCAAGAGCTGTTGGATCCCCTGCGGGGTTTTTTGGCTCAGCTGCTGGCTAAAATTACGCCGGGAGATTTACAGTATGCCTTCTTTGTTAACAGCGGTACGGAAGCTGTGGAGGGAGCTTTAAAATTTGCCCGGATGTATACCGGCAGAACAACCTTTATTGCCACCACCAGGGGTTTTCACGGCAAATCCCTTGGTTCGCTGGGAGCCACTGCCAAAGGTGTGTTTCGCAAGCCCTTCTTGCCGTTAATTCAGGGGTTCCGGCACGTGCCGTACGGTGATGCGGATGCCATCGCCATGATGCTGGAAAGCAGTGCTTTTATCGGAGAAGATGTGGCGGCCGTAATACTGGAACCAATTCAGGGGGAAGGAGGCGTTATTGTCCCGCCGGATGATTACCTGCCTCGGGTGCGGCAGTTGTGTGACCGATATGGTGCCCTGTTGATTCTGGACGAAGTGCAGACCGGTATGGGGCGTACGGGCAAGTTGTTCTGCTGTGATCATTATAATGTGGTACCGGACATTCTTTGTTTGGCCAAAGCCTTTGGCGGCGGTGTTATGCCCATTGGCGCGTTTGTTTCCAGAAAAGAAATCTGGCAAAAGCTGATTGATAATCCCATCTTACACAGTACTACCTTTGGCGGCAATCCGGTTTGCTGTGCGGCGGCCATTGCTAATATTAATATTATTTTGTCAGAAAATTTGCCGGCACGGGCGGCAGAACTGGGAGAATTTATGATTGGGCGGTTAAAAGAGCTGGCGGCGCAGTATCCTTCCGTGGTGCAAGAAGTTCGTGGCAAAGGCCTGCTGATTGGCATAGAGTTTGTTACCAATGAAATCGGTTATGAAGTGGCCAAAGGGCTGTTTGCCAGGGGGGTACTGGTAGCAGGCACCTATATTAATTCCAAATCCATCCGTATTGAGCCCCCCCTTACCATCAGCAAGGAGCAGCTTGAACAAGTGCTGGAGCGGTTAAAAGACACGCTGGCGGAAGTAAAAGGTATGGTGGAAAGAGGAGAGGTTTAA